Proteins encoded in a region of the Anopheles aquasalis chromosome 2, idAnoAquaMG_Q_19, whole genome shotgun sequence genome:
- the LOC126572074 gene encoding cylicin-2-like, translating to MDPPDLNNAANVKEDLSMEESGSWTILGKRPTVSEESSGVQIVESDSEKEDQEPAVVAKGEISPKGGWKAESQLDESSDGISVISESDITSGDKIVDQEDDGTSTLHFTETLNLSSTYEPLTPPYTPTSAATAHEEFKEKSLQVQKTGDENALEPVQSVVPLSHEPVSNVKWIVFSVLATAMAAIILGNSMRVNSRVDEINFEHEKRISELELENNILKQEMNKLRHMYTRSELDEQVQRAEFEWQERLRNSEPDDLASEDAAPQSEVPESEPIRKVPPQDTGVKRKVVWSGDEEEPMLIMDKDYVLPAFCYNQDRAVQDDLFFEYSAKYCDVKKRKIEAKQKKAEFKEKHQKATKQDNYNKYINIKPNQQQSSDAHAGDSGRLASPFNIDYQKAFDAIKAEGSVIVEALGSILDLSPEPEPMLPAKVVEASEPPIEAVTPPEIQQPKSPAPFDGDRRPQDSREYQKSTKPARDERRDDYRKKEDDQRKSKEYNGEREKYYKEKGKGKDGRKEDGYDKKKQKYDGQKRHHGSEEHSGEQDKRKMHHQNGKSNEQHYKKRSHDHDDHDKDYRKKFEGGKHGDHGSGKHGSGEQYRRKHWESDEGSYLEQYKRDEYRKDKRFDRDEERNGHHQKKHEGDWNGKRYKGREEYREKREGERGSGQWQERMKDGRQEARDSQRRKAEKDNNWYLERANQREEERIFQQT from the exons ATGGATCCTCCCGATCTTAACAACGCCGCGAACGTAAAGGAAGATCTTTCCATGGAGGAGTCCGGCAGCTGGACGATCCTGGGAAAGCGGCCAACGGTGAGCGAGGAAAGCAGCGGTGTGCAAATCGTGGAATCCGATTCCGAAAAGGAAGACCAGGAACCGGCCGTGGTGGCCAAAGGCGAAATCTCGCCAAAAGGTGGATGGAAAGCGGA ATCGCAGCTGGATGAATCATCCGATGGTATAAGCGTTATCAGCGAGAGTGATATAACGAGTGGCGATAAAATAGTCGACCAGGAAGACGACGGTACATCCACGCTACACTTTACTGAAACGCTAAATCTAAGCAGCACCTATGAACCCCTTACGCCCCCATACACTCCGACCAGCGCGGCTACGGCCCACGAGGAGTTTAAGGAGAAAAGCCTGCAAGTGCAGAAAACGGGCGACGAGAATGCATTAGAGCCAGTTCAATCCGTCGTACCACTGTCCCACGAGCCGGTTAGCAACGTGAAATGGATCGTTTTCAGCGTGCTGGCTACTGCGATGGCCGCTATTATTCTGGGCAACTCGATGCGCGTGAACAGTCGTGTGGATGAAATCAACTTTGAGCACGAGAAGCGCATTTCGGAGCTGGAGCTTGAGAATAACATCTTGAAGCAGGAAATGAACAAATTGCGCCACATGTACACACGATCCGAGCTGGATGAGCAAGTTCAGCGGGCTGAATTTGAATGGCAGGAAAGGTTGCGGAACAGTGAGCCAGACGACCTAGCTTCAGAGGATGCTGCACCACAATCGGAAGTCCCGGAAAGTGAACCAATTCGAAAAGTACCCCCGCAAGATACGGGAGTGAAGAGGAAGGTTGTGTGGTCAGGGGATGAAGAGGAACCAATGCTAATCATGGACAAGGACTATGTGTTGCCTGCCTTTTGCTACAACCAGGATCGGGCTGTGCAGGACGATCTGTTCTTTGAGTACAGTGCAAAGTATTGCGACGTTAAGAAACGGAAAATCGAGGCGAAGCAGAAAAAGGCAGAATTCAAAGAGAAACACCAGAAGGCGACCAAACAGGATAATTACAATAAGTACATCAACATCAAGCCCAACCAACAGCAGTCCAGTGACGCCCATGCCGGCGATAGCGGACGACTAGCTTCGCCTTTCAACATCGACTACCAGAAGGCGTTTGATGCGATTAAAGCCGAGGGTAGCGTAATCGTGGAAGCTCTGGGTAGCATACTAGATCTTTCGCCAGAACCCGAACCAATGTTGCCGGCGAAGGTAGTCGAAGCTTCGGAGCCACCTATCGAAGCGGTCACACCTCCCGAAATCCAGCAACCAAAGTCACCGGCACCCTTCGATGGTGATCGTCGGCCACAAGATTCGCGCGAATACCAAAAATCCACAAAACCAGCTCGCGATGAGAGGAGAGATGATTACCGTAAGAAAGAGGATGACCAACGCAAATCCAAAGAATATAATGGAGAGCGTGAAAAATATtacaaagaaaaaggaaagggaaaagatgGTCGCAAGGAGGATGGATATGataagaagaaacaaaagtaCGATGGTCAGAAACGACATCACGGTAGCGAGGAGCATTCAGGAGAGCAGGATAAGAGAAAAATGCATCATCAAAATGGCAAATCTAACGAGCAGCATTACAAAAAGCGATCgcatgatcacgatgatcatGATAAGGATTATCGTAAAAAGTTTGAAGGCGGCAAACACGGTGACCACGGAAGTGGCAAGCATGGAAGTGGAGAACAGTACCGTCGTAAGCACTGGGAGTCGGACGAAGGATCGTATCTTGAGCAATACAAACGGGACGAGTATCGGAAGGACAAACGATTCGATCGTGACGAAGAGCGGAACGGCCATCATCAGAAGAAACACGAGGGCGATTGGAATGGCAAAAGGTATAAGGGACGAGAGGAGTATCGTGAAAAACGTGAGGGTGAGCGTGGTTCCGGCCAATGGCAGGAACGTATGAAAGATGGTCGACAGGAGGCCAGAGATAGTCAGCGGAGGAAAGCTGAAAAGGATAACAACTGGTACTTGGAGCGAGCGAATCAGCGGGAAGAGGAACGTATCTTTCAGCAAACGTAG
- the LOC126572085 gene encoding mitochondrial import inner membrane translocase subunit TIM50-C-like, producing MVLTRNLCNLLRSRELCYFRSYLFNTGTSGNGLNYRLKQSYLHSWSGGRILQVRSVNSGKGVSEQQQGVAAPQLLTKLFPQTAVDNAEDEARKKKEEEEEKKEKESSWKRMKFGFVFFGFSVSAFCVYSVWIFGAPDRDAEGNLIEDEFSGLPTFQQYIKRMWKSMTYYQKMIQEPSREKLLPDPLKYPYAQPPYTLVLEMKDVLVHPDWTYQTGWRFKKRPGVDKFLETLAANFEIVVFTADQGMTVFPILDALDPRGYIMYRLVRDATHFVDGHHVKNLDNLNRDLSKVIVVDWDPNSTKLHPENTLNIPRWTGNDDDSGLFDLMALLVTIATTEVEDVREVMTYYKSFDNPLAKFRENQRLLAEQLAEQAREEKQRNLPAVQRWRPSFLGGAR from the exons atggtcCTCACGCGGAATTTGTGTAATTTGCTTCGATCGCGAGAATTGTGCTATTTCCGAAGCTATCTTTTCAACACTGGAACCAGCGGCAATGGCCTAAACTATCGTCTTAAACAAAGTTACCTGCATTCATGGAGTGGAGGCCGTATTCTTCAAGTTCGCTCGGTGAACT CCGGCAAAGGAGTctccgaacagcagcagggcgTCGCGGCTCCCCAGCTGCTTACGAAACTGTTCCCACAGACCGCGGTTGATAACGCGGAGGATGAGGCCcgcaaaaagaaggaagaggaagaggagaaaaaggagaaggaatcgTCCTGGAAGCGGATGAAattcggtttcgttttcttcgggTTTTCCGTGTCCGCATTCTGCGTCTATTCCGTGTGGATATTCGGAGCGCCGGATCGCGATGCCGAGGGTAATCTGATCGAGGATGAGTTCTCCGGATTGCCCACGTTCCAGCAGTACATCAAGCGAATGTGGAAGTCAATGACCTATTACCAAAAAATGATACAAGAACCATCGCGCGAAAAGCTGCTGCCGGATCCGCTCAAGTATCCTTACGCCCAGCCTCCGTACACACTGGTTCTGGAGATGAAGGACGTGCTAGTGCACCCGGACTGGACGTATCAGACCGGCTGGCGCTTCAAGAAACGGCCTGGAGTTGACAAGTTCCTCGAAACACTGGCGGCTAACTTCGAGATCGTGGTGTTCACAGCTGACCAAGGAATGACGGTATTTCCCATCTTGGATGCCCTTGATCCGCGGGGCTACATCATGTACCGCCTCGTACGCGATGCCACGCACTTTGTCGATGGACATCACGTGAAAAATCTGGACAACCTCAACCGTGATCTCAGCAAAGTGATCGTGGTGGATTGGGATCCCAACTCGACTAAGCTGCATCCGGAGAATACGCTCAATATTCCGCGCTGGACCGGTAATGATGACGATTCCGGGCTGTTCGATCTTATGGCCCTGCTCGTAACGATTGCGACCACCGAGGTGGAGGACGTTCGCGAGGTAATGACATACTACAAATCGTTCGATAATCCGTTGGCTAAATTCCGGGAAAACCAGCGTCTGCTGGCAGAACAGCTGGCCGAGCAGGCCCGTGAGGAGAAACAGCGTAATCTGCCGGCCGTGCAACGGTGGAGACCCAGCTTTCTCGGTGGTGCACGTTGA
- the LOC126572098 gene encoding tubulin-folding cofactor B-like encodes MDEIVRLNITNSHNDGVSFEQKFNRTISIPELKSKLQMLTGTSAAGMRLELYRDNKLLNTIVDSDEHPTLADYPVRDGMRIHVAGCCMWQADAPVPKFELSQEEYDGRRDSLRRFLKQNRLGKYSEDSRAAKRETTQSPGTEETDSKMSLAVVGARCRVQTRFAPPRLGEIMYTGRLQGKCGLFVGVKFDEPVGVHDGSLEGKRYFQCAPKYGSFVTLDTVEVGDFPPLDDDEL; translated from the exons ATGGATGAAATTGTGAGGCTCAACATTACCAACTCGCATAACGATGGCGTTTCATTTGAGCAAAAATTTAACCGCACAATCTCTATCCCGGAGTTGAAG AGCAAGCTACAAATGCTAACAGGAACGAGCGCGGCTGGTATGAGGCTGGAGCTGTACAGGGACAATAAATTGCTTAACACAATCGTCGACTCCGACGAGCACCCTACACTGGCAGATTACCCCGTGCGTGATGGAATGCGCATTCATGTGGCGGGATGCTGCATGTGGCAGGCGGATGCACCGGTTCCCAAATTTGAACTTTCGCAAGAGGAGTACGATGGCCGGAGGGACAGTTTACGCAGGTTCTTGAAGCAGAATCGATTGGGAAAGTACAGCGAAGATTCTCGGGCAGCGAAACGCGAAACTACACAATCTCCCGGCACAGAGGAAACGGATAGTAAAATGAGCCTCGCGGTGGTTGGTGCTCGGTGTCGAGTACAAACAAGGTTCGCCCCACCGCGACTAGGGGAGATTATGTACACGGGGCGTTTGCAAGGGAAATGCGGGCTTTTTGTTGGCGTGAAATTTGACGAACCCGTCGGGGTGCACGACGGTTCCCTCGAGGGCAAACGGTACTTTCAATGTGCCCCAAAGTATGGTAGCTTCGTCACACTGGACACAGTGGAAGTAGGCGACTTTCCACctctcgatgacgatgaactGTAA